A stretch of the Mycolicibacterium celeriflavum genome encodes the following:
- a CDS encoding acyl-CoA thioesterase: MTRSEESPTAGDFPVHWPVTTRWADNDMFGHLNNAVYYALFDTAINGWINTSVGIDPLTVPWLGVVAESGCRYVAELRFPEPLSVGLAVTRLGNSSVTYRLGLWQQNGPVAAVGHWVHVYVDRAERRPVLIPEQIRALLEKARVDHRA, translated from the coding sequence ATGACCAGAAGCGAGGAGTCGCCGACGGCGGGCGATTTTCCGGTGCACTGGCCGGTGACGACCAGATGGGCCGACAACGACATGTTCGGCCACCTCAACAACGCGGTGTACTACGCGCTCTTCGACACGGCGATCAACGGGTGGATCAACACCAGCGTCGGGATCGACCCTCTGACCGTTCCCTGGCTGGGCGTGGTGGCCGAATCGGGCTGCCGGTATGTGGCCGAGTTGCGGTTCCCGGAGCCGCTGTCGGTCGGGCTGGCGGTGACGCGGCTGGGCAACAGCAGCGTCACCTATCGGCTGGGGCTGTGGCAGCAGAACGGCCCGGTCGCGGCGGTGGGGCACTGGGTGCACGTCTACGTCGACCGGGCCGAGCGCAGACCGGTGCTGATTCCGGAGCAGATTCGCGCACTGCTGGAAAAGGCGCGCGTCGACCATCGGGCGTGA
- a CDS encoding SRPBCC family protein, whose protein sequence is MPLVSKTVEVAASADAIMGIVADFEAYPEWNEEIKGCWVLARYDDGRPSQLRLDVVVQGQAGTFITAVYYPGDNQIFTVLQQGDHFEKQEQKFSVVAMGPTSLLTVDLDVETKLPIPKQMVKKAIGDTLDYLAGNLKARAEQLAAN, encoded by the coding sequence ATGCCGCTCGTGAGCAAGACCGTCGAAGTGGCGGCCTCCGCCGACGCGATCATGGGGATCGTCGCCGACTTCGAGGCTTACCCCGAATGGAACGAAGAGATCAAAGGTTGCTGGGTGCTGGCCCGCTACGACGACGGCCGCCCCAGCCAGTTGCGTCTCGACGTCGTCGTGCAGGGGCAGGCGGGCACGTTCATCACGGCCGTCTACTACCCGGGCGACAACCAGATCTTCACCGTGCTGCAGCAGGGTGACCACTTCGAGAAGCAGGAACAGAAGTTCTCGGTAGTGGCGATGGGGCCGACGTCGCTGCTGACCGTCGATCTCGACGTCGAGACCAAACTGCCGATCCCCAAGCAGATGGTGAAGAAGGCGATCGGCGACACGCTGGATTACTTGGCCGGCAACCTGAAGGCCCGCGCCGAGCAGCTGGCGGCGAACTGA
- a CDS encoding GntR family transcriptional regulator: MNAPTAPRRRPRRAVRREQLSDEVAARLRADIMTGTLRPGTFIRLDETAAALGVSITPVREALRTLRGEGMVQLEPHRGHVVVPLTRTDVEDIFWLQAAIAKELAATAAARITDAEIDELDRLNDQLAAAVERHDTEEIAAAEFAFHRAFNRSTGRIKLAWFLLHVARYLPGQIYAGDPQWGVLAIARHRELIGALRRRDVATIVTLTGAEFTDGAQRLIARLDEAGLWS; this comes from the coding sequence GTGAACGCACCCACTGCGCCTCGGCGGCGGCCGCGGCGGGCGGTGCGGCGCGAACAACTGTCCGACGAGGTCGCGGCGCGGTTGCGCGCCGACATCATGACCGGCACGCTGCGGCCGGGCACCTTCATCCGGCTGGACGAGACCGCCGCGGCGCTCGGGGTGAGCATCACGCCCGTGCGCGAGGCGCTGCGCACACTTCGCGGCGAGGGCATGGTGCAACTGGAGCCGCACCGCGGCCACGTGGTGGTACCGCTGACGCGCACCGATGTCGAGGACATCTTTTGGCTACAGGCCGCGATCGCCAAGGAGCTGGCGGCCACGGCGGCCGCGCGCATCACCGACGCCGAGATCGACGAGTTGGACCGGCTCAACGACCAGTTGGCGGCCGCCGTCGAACGGCACGACACCGAGGAGATCGCCGCCGCGGAATTCGCCTTCCACCGGGCGTTCAACCGGTCCACCGGCCGGATCAAGCTGGCCTGGTTCCTCCTTCATGTCGCCCGCTATCTGCCCGGTCAGATCTATGCCGGCGATCCGCAGTGGGGAGTCTTGGCGATCGCCCGCCATCGCGAACTCATCGGCGCACTTCGTCGGCGCGACGTGGCCACCATCGTCACACTGACCGGCGCCGAGTTCACTGACGGTGCGCAGCGTCTGATCGCGCGGCTCGACGAAGCGGGGCTGTGGAGCTGA